From the genome of Pelodiscus sinensis isolate JC-2024 chromosome 12, ASM4963464v1, whole genome shotgun sequence, one region includes:
- the NUDT19 gene encoding acyl-coenzyme A diphosphatase NUDT19 isoform X2 produces MNPRLRHWREAATLLLAAGGGNGAPARPVRSPLGPFDYEMLLLQRSYRSGFLPSAHVFPGGLVDAADFSADWLGLLPALPRCGLGSVRPAPPGGNRAPLFSTDRAALGSPLPGDVAFRICAIRETFEEAGILLLVSGPGPAAAAGPVRLLPQHQLPPGRELAEWRRKVQRDPACFLQLCRDLRCVPNIWALHEWGNWLTPVLRAGRGGRRYDTAFYLCCLEERPLHTSQDEQEVTGFQWSTPPEAIELFKSQEIWFAPPQFYELSRLCNFSSLCDLHRFGSDRALEGCERWMPVTLTASDGYIDLLPGDELYPEDPDYTGEKKLFLSTDKKVEELMKEDTRLHRIY; encoded by the exons ATGAACCCCCGACTGCGGCACTGGCGAGAGGCGGCGACGCTGCTCCTGGCAGCCGGGGGCGGGAATGGGGCGCCAGCCCGGCCGGTGCGGTCGCCGCTCGGCCCCTTTGACTAtgagatgctgctgctgcagcggAGCTATCGGAGCGGCTTCCTCCCCAGCGCCCACGTCTTCCCGGGCGGCCTGGTGGACGCGGCCGACTTCTCCGCCGACTGGCTGGGGCTCCTGCCCGCCTTGCCCCGCTGCGGCCTGGGCTCCGTGCGGCCGGCGCCGCCGGGCGGCAACCGGGCCCCGCTCTTCTCCACAGACCGGGCTGCCCTCGGCTCGCCCCTGCCGGGGGACGTGGCCTTCCGCATCTGCGCCATCCGCGAGACCTTCGAAGAGGCGGGCATCCTGCTGCTAGTGTCGGGTCCCGGCCCTGCCGCTGCCGCCGGCCCGGTTCGCCTGCTGCCTCAGCACCAGCTGCCGCCGGGCCGGGAGCTCGCCGAGTGGCGGCGAAAGGTGCAGCGGGACCCGGCCTGTTTCCTGCAGCTCTGCCGCGACCTCCGCTGCGTCCCCAACATTTGGGCGCTGCACGAGTGGGGCAACTGGCTGACTccggtgctcagggctggccggGGCGGCCGCCGCTACGATACCGCCTTCTACCTGTGCTGCCTTGAGGAGCGGCCTCTGCACACGTCGCAGGACGAGCAGGAGGTGACAGGCTTCCAG TGGTCAACCCCTCCAGAAGCTATTGAACTTTTTAAGTCTCAAGAAATATGGTTTGCTCCACCTCAGTTCTATGAATTAAGTAGGCTCTGCAACTTTTCTTCACTTTGTGACCTGCATAGGTTTGGTTCTGACCGTGCTTTAGAAGGGTGTGAACGTTGGATGCCTGTTACGTTGACTGCTTCAGATGGCTACATTGATCTGTTACCAG GGGATGAGCTGTATCCAGAAGACCCAGATTATACAGgagaaaagaaactttttttgTCAACAGATAAGAAGGTTGAAGAGCTAATGAAAGAAGACACTAGACTTCACAGAATA TACTAG
- the NUDT19 gene encoding acyl-coenzyme A diphosphatase NUDT19 isoform X1, with protein MNPRLRHWREAATLLLAAGGGNGAPARPVRSPLGPFDYEMLLLQRSYRSGFLPSAHVFPGGLVDAADFSADWLGLLPALPRCGLGSVRPAPPGGNRAPLFSTDRAALGSPLPGDVAFRICAIRETFEEAGILLLVSGPGPAAAAGPVRLLPQHQLPPGRELAEWRRKVQRDPACFLQLCRDLRCVPNIWALHEWGNWLTPVLRAGRGGRRYDTAFYLCCLEERPLHTSQDEQEVTGFQWSTPPEAIELFKSQEIWFAPPQFYELSRLCNFSSLCDLHRFGSDRALEGCERWMPVTLTASDGYIDLLPGDELYPEDPDYTGEKKLFLSTDKKVEELMKEDTRLHRIVIQNFHSLIVHINIKPKYKHISPLKMDSNIVGNNADYNSRL; from the exons ATGAACCCCCGACTGCGGCACTGGCGAGAGGCGGCGACGCTGCTCCTGGCAGCCGGGGGCGGGAATGGGGCGCCAGCCCGGCCGGTGCGGTCGCCGCTCGGCCCCTTTGACTAtgagatgctgctgctgcagcggAGCTATCGGAGCGGCTTCCTCCCCAGCGCCCACGTCTTCCCGGGCGGCCTGGTGGACGCGGCCGACTTCTCCGCCGACTGGCTGGGGCTCCTGCCCGCCTTGCCCCGCTGCGGCCTGGGCTCCGTGCGGCCGGCGCCGCCGGGCGGCAACCGGGCCCCGCTCTTCTCCACAGACCGGGCTGCCCTCGGCTCGCCCCTGCCGGGGGACGTGGCCTTCCGCATCTGCGCCATCCGCGAGACCTTCGAAGAGGCGGGCATCCTGCTGCTAGTGTCGGGTCCCGGCCCTGCCGCTGCCGCCGGCCCGGTTCGCCTGCTGCCTCAGCACCAGCTGCCGCCGGGCCGGGAGCTCGCCGAGTGGCGGCGAAAGGTGCAGCGGGACCCGGCCTGTTTCCTGCAGCTCTGCCGCGACCTCCGCTGCGTCCCCAACATTTGGGCGCTGCACGAGTGGGGCAACTGGCTGACTccggtgctcagggctggccggGGCGGCCGCCGCTACGATACCGCCTTCTACCTGTGCTGCCTTGAGGAGCGGCCTCTGCACACGTCGCAGGACGAGCAGGAGGTGACAGGCTTCCAG TGGTCAACCCCTCCAGAAGCTATTGAACTTTTTAAGTCTCAAGAAATATGGTTTGCTCCACCTCAGTTCTATGAATTAAGTAGGCTCTGCAACTTTTCTTCACTTTGTGACCTGCATAGGTTTGGTTCTGACCGTGCTTTAGAAGGGTGTGAACGTTGGATGCCTGTTACGTTGACTGCTTCAGATGGCTACATTGATCTGTTACCAG GGGATGAGCTGTATCCAGAAGACCCAGATTATACAGgagaaaagaaactttttttgTCAACAGATAAGAAGGTTGAAGAGCTAATGAAAGAAGACACTAGACTTCACAGAATAGTAATACAAAACTTTCACAGTCTTATTGTCCATATTAATATCAaaccaaaatataaacacatcaGTCCACTCAAGATGGACTCTAATATAGTGGGAAATAATGCAGATTATAATAGCAGACTATAA